A portion of the Leptospira inadai serovar Lyme str. 10 genome contains these proteins:
- a CDS encoding replication-associated recombination protein A yields the protein MDSFFDRPPLPHRIRPSVFSEVIGQEKAKTQLQKFREPVSMILYGPPGTGKTTIARILGKTWKLPFAEYNAVTTGVADIKKLLEKAESGGSILLFLDEIHRFSSSQQDSLLKGVETGSLVLIGATTESPSFRITRPLLSRCQVLKLEALGIPEMKKILERGIGNLQPSPLLEEAAKETLIRYSGGDARRLLSLLEALALSMDPGLLITEAEVNSFLESRVIEYDQVGESHYDVISAFIKSVRGSDPDAALFYLALMLEGGEDPIFIARRLIVLASEDIGNASVHGLPLAVSGLQALEAIGMPEGRIILAQVTTFLASCPKSNASYKGISSASSFVKERGTSLNIPNRLKNAPTFLHKKEGAGQGYKYPHDFGGFTEFEYFPDDLKNNPPQFYLPTRNGMEAKIREHLASVWKKFKGKSYD from the coding sequence TTGGATAGTTTCTTCGACCGTCCTCCGCTTCCGCATAGAATCAGACCGTCCGTATTTTCGGAAGTAATCGGGCAGGAAAAAGCGAAGACTCAGCTTCAAAAATTCAGAGAACCCGTAAGTATGATCCTTTATGGTCCGCCAGGTACGGGTAAAACCACGATCGCGAGGATTCTCGGAAAGACTTGGAAACTTCCTTTCGCGGAATATAACGCGGTGACGACCGGAGTCGCCGATATTAAAAAACTCTTAGAGAAAGCCGAATCGGGAGGAAGTATTCTTCTATTCTTGGACGAGATTCATCGCTTCAGCTCTTCGCAGCAAGACAGTCTCCTAAAAGGCGTCGAGACCGGCAGCCTAGTGTTGATCGGGGCTACGACGGAAAGTCCTTCGTTTAGAATTACCAGACCCTTGCTCTCTCGTTGTCAGGTCCTGAAGTTGGAAGCATTAGGAATTCCTGAAATGAAAAAGATCCTAGAAAGGGGAATCGGAAATTTACAACCTTCTCCCCTTTTAGAGGAGGCCGCTAAGGAAACTTTAATACGATATTCGGGCGGTGACGCGCGACGTTTACTTTCCTTATTGGAAGCCCTAGCTCTTTCTATGGATCCGGGCTTATTGATTACCGAGGCCGAAGTAAACTCCTTCCTCGAAAGTCGAGTGATCGAATACGATCAGGTCGGAGAAAGTCATTACGACGTAATTTCCGCGTTTATAAAATCGGTAAGAGGTAGCGATCCGGATGCCGCACTCTTTTATCTGGCCTTAATGCTCGAAGGAGGGGAGGATCCGATCTTTATCGCGAGGCGACTGATCGTTCTCGCTTCGGAAGATATAGGAAACGCTTCCGTTCACGGCCTACCTCTTGCCGTGTCCGGCCTTCAAGCGTTGGAAGCGATCGGAATGCCGGAGGGGAGAATCATACTGGCACAAGTTACGACCTTCCTCGCGTCCTGTCCTAAGTCGAACGCTTCTTATAAAGGGATTTCCTCCGCTTCTTCGTTCGTAAAAGAAAGAGGAACTAGTTTGAATATCCCGAATCGTTTGAAAAATGCACCGACATTCCTGCATAAGAAGGAAGGCGCCGGGCAAGGGTATAAATATCCGCATGATTTCGGAGGCTTTACGGAATTCGAATATTTCCCTGATGACCTCAAGAATAATCCGCCTCAATTCTATCTGCCGACCAGAAACGGAATGGAAGCTAAAATTCGAGAGCATCTGGCATCAGTTTGGAAAAAGTTTAAAGGGAAGAGCTACGATTGA
- a CDS encoding YqaA family protein yields the protein MTRKTTETHGSSEKVLGRLLRQTLIASVVLFVGVIILARFFHEPVLQVSKAFIDFTGPFGVGIAILIADSVHIFFPPDTFLIIAVAAGLPDVWVISSASIGSLIAGCCSYAQGKYLLPKLDSFTRFLRTHEEKLEVYVKRFGFWAVVLGALTPLPYSWTSVAAGAMGMKFRIFLLAALFRIPRFYIYYYLIKGGWIAV from the coding sequence TTGACTAGAAAAACAACCGAAACGCACGGTTCGAGCGAAAAAGTATTAGGCCGCCTGCTGAGGCAAACGCTGATTGCAAGCGTCGTTTTATTCGTTGGAGTCATCATACTCGCCAGATTCTTTCACGAACCGGTATTACAGGTTTCTAAAGCGTTTATCGATTTTACCGGTCCATTCGGTGTGGGCATCGCCATTCTTATCGCTGATTCCGTGCATATATTCTTTCCACCGGATACGTTCCTGATTATCGCCGTTGCCGCGGGACTTCCCGACGTATGGGTGATTTCGTCCGCTTCGATCGGCTCCCTGATCGCCGGATGCTGTTCCTATGCTCAGGGAAAATATCTGCTTCCTAAATTGGATTCTTTTACCCGTTTTCTTAGAACGCACGAGGAAAAGTTGGAAGTTTATGTGAAACGCTTCGGCTTTTGGGCCGTAGTATTGGGTGCTTTGACTCCGCTACCGTATTCATGGACTAGCGTCGCGGCCGGAGCGATGGGAATGAAATTTAGAATCTTTTTGCTTGCAGCTTTATTTAGAATTCCTAGATTTTATATTTATTATTACCTCATTAAAGGAGGATGGATAGCGGTCTAA
- a CDS encoding chloride channel protein encodes MDKVRSFFRNPIFVISKKNPFMLSRWSILYVLLGIFAGLFSALFWKCLEYLTLFLGKVEGPWVIALMTGSGLLIGLLIYWLGEPGEISLVIDNIRFRGGKLDPKNNPSMTVSSLLSISSGGSAGPEAPLVQITGSIGSWFAERLGLEGEEVRSMTIAGMAAGFTSLFGSPLGGALFALEILQHRHVVEYYEALLPAFLSSCSAYFVFLWMTDMGIGPTWQFPQYVPGGIEDFENALAFGVAGAGIGWIFYGVFRTTEFSFSRIPGPIFVKTALGGLILGCIAFHQPLTRYFGHDQLNQIVVTKGDWVFFGSLVLLKILAINTTVSSGWRGGIIIPLFFIGAASGRFFMDFFPTENESFLLICLMASVNASVTKTPISTTILLVDLTGVSSFTPVLFASLSGYFLSPKAPFIKSQADSQ; translated from the coding sequence ATGGACAAAGTCCGTTCCTTTTTTAGAAATCCGATCTTCGTAATTTCCAAAAAGAACCCCTTTATGCTTTCGAGGTGGAGTATTCTTTACGTACTCCTCGGGATTTTCGCCGGTTTATTTTCCGCGCTCTTCTGGAAATGTTTAGAATATCTGACCCTATTTTTAGGAAAAGTCGAAGGCCCTTGGGTCATAGCCTTAATGACCGGCTCCGGTTTGTTGATAGGTCTTTTGATCTATTGGTTAGGCGAACCCGGAGAAATTTCATTAGTAATCGATAATATACGATTTCGGGGAGGAAAATTAGATCCTAAGAATAATCCTTCGATGACCGTTTCATCCCTTCTTAGTATTTCCTCGGGAGGAAGCGCCGGCCCCGAAGCCCCCTTGGTTCAGATCACCGGATCCATCGGCAGTTGGTTCGCCGAGAGACTGGGGTTGGAAGGAGAGGAGGTTCGCTCGATGACGATTGCCGGAATGGCTGCCGGTTTTACCTCTCTATTCGGCTCTCCGTTAGGAGGCGCCTTATTCGCGCTCGAAATACTCCAACACCGGCATGTAGTAGAGTATTATGAGGCGCTATTGCCCGCCTTCCTTTCCAGCTGTTCCGCCTACTTCGTGTTTCTTTGGATGACGGATATGGGCATCGGGCCCACCTGGCAATTCCCTCAATATGTTCCGGGCGGAATCGAAGACTTTGAAAATGCACTCGCCTTCGGAGTCGCGGGAGCGGGAATCGGTTGGATTTTTTACGGAGTATTTCGCACTACTGAATTCTCCTTTTCCAGAATTCCGGGTCCGATCTTCGTTAAGACGGCGTTAGGGGGATTGATTCTAGGATGCATAGCATTCCACCAACCTCTGACGCGATATTTCGGTCACGACCAGTTGAATCAAATCGTAGTTACGAAAGGGGATTGGGTATTTTTCGGAAGTTTGGTCCTTTTGAAAATTCTGGCAATCAATACGACCGTATCGAGCGGCTGGCGAGGAGGGATCATTATCCCACTCTTCTTTATCGGAGCGGCCTCCGGAAGGTTTTTTATGGATTTCTTTCCGACCGAGAATGAATCTTTTTTGTTGATCTGTTTAATGGCCTCGGTCAATGCATCCGTCACTAAAACTCCGATCAGCACTACGATCCTATTGGTCGATTTAACGGGAGTCTCGAGTTTCACACCGGTTTTGTTCGCATCGCTAAGCGGATATTTCTTATCTCCAAAGGCTCCGTTTATTAAATCGCAGGCCGATTCCCAGTAG
- the mutL gene encoding DNA mismatch repair endonuclease MutL, translating into MARIQELSPDLINQIAAGEVIESSHSVLKELMENSVDAGATYIEVETRDGGLTSLLISDDGSGIEEEDIELALKRHATSKIKSLRDLELVLSYGFRGEALASIASVSKLTLETGTGGQTAWKVRTEKGKVISKEAIPGFRGTRILIEDLFYNTPVRRKFLKSVRSEDKRIRDRFTVQALAREEIRFRLVQDGKEVHRLAAKEKKERIVDLFGENFRDHLLSVDLEKRGWKAWGYISDPDFYKSNRTGQFTFVNNRPVEIKYSSHLLKKCYDELLPPNAHPYCFLFFEVDPESIDVNVHPAKKEIRFLDEESFNTFFLQLIQKELRSSTPVSFLELRNRLLRPERPKTGGSLQVYSSTGSGDQQLLGEELYSEVRHSPSFPVETVGPGSRLEDLTDQPRKHAEFIPKKHFGLLFETFILAEGEDGFYIIDQHTAHERIRYEEVLKKLKRKNYGIQPLLTPIRIPVSKQEAEDIKERGSEYEEVGLKLDALGQDSLVLREVPGYFLPGHEKEIILDFLNRTGGKEVPEPELYDLMAKCVACRSAVKKGDQLSDHLIAELLNRLSYCENPARCPHGRPTLVKLTREDLERMFHRR; encoded by the coding sequence ATGGCTCGGATACAGGAACTTAGTCCGGATCTAATCAACCAAATTGCGGCAGGCGAAGTTATCGAATCTTCTCATTCCGTTTTGAAGGAATTGATGGAAAACTCGGTCGATGCCGGAGCGACCTACATCGAAGTCGAGACGAGAGACGGAGGATTGACTTCCCTTTTAATCTCGGACGACGGTTCCGGAATAGAGGAAGAAGATATCGAGCTCGCGCTAAAGCGGCATGCAACCAGCAAAATCAAGAGCTTACGGGATTTGGAGCTCGTCTTATCCTACGGTTTCCGAGGAGAGGCCCTGGCTTCCATAGCGTCCGTATCCAAACTCACCCTCGAAACCGGAACCGGAGGTCAAACCGCCTGGAAGGTTCGAACGGAAAAGGGGAAAGTTATTTCCAAAGAAGCGATTCCGGGATTTCGAGGCACTCGGATTTTAATCGAAGACCTGTTTTACAATACGCCTGTCCGTAGGAAATTCTTGAAGTCGGTTCGTTCGGAAGATAAACGGATTCGGGATCGATTTACCGTTCAGGCATTGGCGCGGGAGGAAATCAGATTTCGACTGGTTCAGGACGGAAAGGAAGTCCATAGACTCGCCGCAAAAGAGAAGAAAGAACGAATCGTGGATTTATTTGGAGAGAATTTTCGGGATCATTTGTTAAGCGTAGATCTCGAAAAGAGAGGCTGGAAGGCATGGGGATATATAAGCGATCCGGACTTTTATAAATCCAATCGAACCGGACAGTTTACGTTCGTGAATAATCGTCCGGTGGAGATAAAATATTCCTCTCATCTATTAAAAAAATGTTATGATGAACTCCTTCCGCCGAATGCTCACCCGTATTGCTTTTTATTTTTCGAAGTCGATCCGGAGTCGATCGACGTTAACGTTCATCCCGCAAAGAAAGAGATTCGATTTTTAGACGAGGAATCCTTTAATACGTTCTTTCTACAGTTGATACAAAAGGAACTCCGCTCCAGTACGCCGGTCAGTTTTCTGGAACTAAGAAATCGGCTTCTTCGCCCGGAGCGCCCCAAAACGGGAGGCTCGTTGCAGGTATATTCTTCGACCGGCTCAGGCGATCAGCAATTGTTAGGCGAAGAATTATACTCGGAAGTAAGACATTCTCCGTCCTTTCCGGTAGAAACGGTCGGTCCGGGTTCGAGGCTGGAGGATTTGACGGACCAGCCCCGTAAACATGCCGAATTCATTCCTAAGAAGCATTTCGGTTTACTCTTCGAGACGTTCATTCTAGCCGAGGGAGAGGACGGGTTTTATATTATCGACCAGCATACCGCGCACGAGAGGATTCGTTACGAAGAGGTCCTGAAAAAACTAAAACGGAAGAATTACGGCATCCAACCTCTGCTCACCCCGATTCGGATTCCGGTTTCCAAGCAGGAGGCCGAGGATATCAAGGAGCGGGGCTCCGAATACGAGGAAGTCGGACTGAAGTTGGACGCTCTCGGCCAAGACAGCCTAGTTCTTAGGGAAGTTCCGGGATACTTTTTGCCGGGACATGAAAAGGAAATTATATTAGATTTTTTGAATAGAACCGGAGGAAAGGAAGTCCCGGAGCCGGAACTTTACGATCTGATGGCAAAATGCGTGGCCTGTCGATCCGCCGTTAAAAAAGGGGACCAGTTATCGGACCATCTGATCGCCGAATTATTAAACCGTTTGAGTTATTGCGAAAATCCCGCCCGGTGCCCTCACGGTAGGCCGACGTTGGTCAAGCTGACACGGGAAGATTTGGAACGGATGTTTCATCGTAGGTGA
- the lsa19 gene encoding adhesin Lsa19, with protein MNRLAKILSITLTLFAVIYGCKPKSEGTSQGIVTFLTGKVTVGKSGKDLKLDDAVSEHDTIVTAKDGLVDLTTPLGTIRLLGSTEASVAALKADQAYLKVNEGNILVKVVKLSKNQSISVDTPAVVAAVRGTQFWGQVNRSAETGTFAVREGSVLITRKTDEARVLVKAGEAVDLKPGLSPLVTRTAAEAELSAMQQIDQMK; from the coding sequence ATGAACCGGCTCGCAAAAATTCTAAGTATAACGCTTACTCTTTTCGCCGTAATTTACGGCTGTAAACCGAAATCGGAAGGAACATCCCAGGGAATCGTCACGTTTCTAACGGGAAAGGTAACGGTCGGGAAATCGGGTAAAGATCTGAAATTGGATGATGCCGTCTCCGAACACGACACGATCGTGACTGCAAAAGACGGACTCGTGGATTTGACAACTCCGCTAGGTACGATTCGCCTCTTGGGCAGTACGGAAGCTTCCGTCGCTGCTTTAAAGGCCGACCAGGCGTACCTAAAGGTGAACGAAGGCAATATCCTGGTAAAAGTAGTTAAACTTTCCAAAAACCAGTCCATTTCGGTGGATACTCCGGCCGTGGTTGCGGCGGTTCGAGGAACCCAGTTTTGGGGACAGGTGAATCGATCCGCCGAAACCGGAACATTTGCCGTTCGGGAAGGAAGCGTTTTGATTACTCGAAAAACGGACGAGGCCCGAGTTTTAGTGAAGGCCGGAGAAGCAGTCGACCTAAAACCGGGATTATCCCCTTTGGTGACCAGGACTGCGGCCGAGGCCGAGCTTTCAGCCATGCAGCAAATCGATCAAATGAAATGA
- the hisC gene encoding histidinol-phosphate transaminase produces MRFQSVLDTLPVYEAGKPIELVVREYGISPDKVIKLASNENPFGVSPKVKEKIARSLDKMPLYPDDTYQELKSALSECYGVKPSNVIQGNGSDQIFDFATRSVLGHGDYMLQNGKTFSMYSIYSEQCGAKVASTDSIEHDLNQLSDLYKRYRPKLIFICTPCNPIGDALKKDDVYSFLDQISDETLVVLDGAYMDFGKTRDRETDIPPAEIISKYPNVVYTGTFSKIHGLGGMRIGYGIANEEIIRAFYKLRPPFNVSQLSQLAAIEALKDKDFVDSYLKSNLNELPNYESFADSKGLPYFRSYTNFITIRLDDAKLSSRELFETLLREGIILRNLKSYGLNAIRITIGRPDQNRILLNRLNALL; encoded by the coding sequence ATGCGCTTCCAATCCGTTTTAGATACTCTCCCCGTATATGAGGCCGGAAAACCGATCGAGTTGGTCGTACGAGAATACGGAATTTCTCCGGATAAAGTTATCAAACTGGCCTCCAACGAAAATCCCTTCGGAGTCTCGCCGAAAGTCAAAGAAAAGATCGCTCGGTCTCTGGATAAAATGCCTTTGTATCCGGATGATACGTATCAAGAATTGAAAAGCGCTTTATCCGAATGCTACGGAGTAAAACCTTCGAACGTCATTCAGGGAAATGGAAGCGATCAAATTTTCGATTTCGCCACTCGATCCGTTCTCGGACACGGGGACTACATGCTGCAGAACGGCAAAACATTCTCCATGTATTCGATATATTCGGAACAATGCGGCGCAAAAGTAGCTTCCACCGATTCGATCGAACACGATCTGAATCAATTGTCGGATCTATACAAACGATACCGGCCTAAACTGATATTCATTTGCACGCCCTGCAATCCCATCGGTGACGCTCTCAAAAAGGACGACGTCTATTCTTTCCTGGATCAAATTTCCGATGAAACATTGGTCGTTCTCGACGGAGCCTATATGGATTTCGGGAAAACCAGAGATCGGGAGACCGATATTCCGCCCGCCGAAATAATATCAAAATATCCGAATGTAGTTTACACCGGTACATTTTCGAAAATTCACGGTTTGGGAGGAATGCGGATCGGATACGGGATCGCAAACGAGGAAATCATTCGGGCCTTTTATAAACTTCGTCCGCCGTTTAACGTATCTCAGCTTTCACAATTAGCGGCAATCGAAGCATTAAAGGATAAGGACTTTGTGGATTCGTACTTAAAATCCAATTTGAACGAGTTACCGAATTACGAATCTTTTGCAGACTCCAAGGGACTTCCCTACTTTCGATCGTATACGAATTTCATTACGATTCGGTTGGATGATGCGAAACTTTCTTCCAGGGAACTTTTCGAAACGTTGCTGCGGGAAGGAATCATTTTAAGAAATCTTAAAAGTTACGGATTAAACGCGATTCGAATTACGATCGGACGACCCGACCAAAACCGTATATTGCTGAATCGTCTAAATGCGCTGCTTTAA
- a CDS encoding sensor histidine kinase, with amino-acid sequence MGTNLRIRLFPFLILFLFLYCRPFPKGAILENGILDWDKTKSAGRGDCFRLTGEWKFAWLGEAPSTELPENPPVFSTQISPGSWAGETWQGNILPKYGKALYRLELISGGSVGNLRLVSFDQGTNYRIIFNGRIISEVGRVGDPSPEALALLTRYVILPPWEKKANLDFEISNYNYRKGGLWKPPIFGEPECVNRYYQDRRDLESLLAGGLLFLGLFHIFVSVFYKKDPSAFVLGLFSLTVFLRLYSTGVRLLPEHFDVGPEIYLRTEFISWFIGMPLALHFLYSVFPIDAGRLLLKVGYSTAAIFIIITLFTGPNIYSYLIGPSYMAFVCMGASSLFVLAKAIRNKRPGAILYLVGFLFLLFFLASEVLYHSEIMDSWELSGVGVGIFVLSNALSLSNKLLSGFREREEVQEILNLDLEELVKKRTRELEWARDEAEAANRAKSEFLINVDHEVRTPMNGIMGITEMLLDSDMRPEQKEMVELLKRSGDAMMLILGTMLDASSLEKGTLVLVNRPFHLRAAVYEAAMRLEDAIKRKGIAFSVLISDDLPDLVVGDEVRFKRMIIGLLENAEKFTKAGFIRFSGILLGATQFTYRFRFEVEDSGIGISQDLWEAIFTPFQQVDSGVTKPFQGAGLGLSLSRALARKMDGDIQVQSVPGKGSIFILELGLSKPEIHP; translated from the coding sequence ATGGGAACAAATTTACGTATCAGACTCTTTCCGTTTCTCATTCTATTTTTATTCCTTTACTGTCGTCCTTTTCCTAAAGGAGCAATTCTTGAAAACGGAATCTTAGACTGGGACAAAACAAAGTCGGCGGGTAGAGGCGATTGCTTCCGGCTGACGGGCGAGTGGAAATTCGCCTGGTTGGGCGAGGCTCCTAGTACAGAGCTTCCGGAAAATCCTCCGGTATTTTCCACTCAAATCAGTCCAGGAAGTTGGGCCGGAGAAACCTGGCAGGGGAATATTCTTCCAAAATACGGGAAGGCACTGTACCGCTTGGAGCTAATCTCCGGAGGAAGCGTAGGCAACCTTCGGTTGGTCAGTTTCGATCAAGGAACGAATTACCGAATCATTTTTAACGGAAGAATTATTTCGGAAGTCGGTAGAGTAGGAGATCCTTCGCCGGAGGCTCTCGCATTATTAACACGTTATGTGATTCTTCCTCCCTGGGAAAAAAAAGCGAACCTGGATTTTGAAATTTCCAACTATAATTATAGGAAAGGAGGCCTATGGAAACCTCCGATTTTCGGCGAGCCGGAATGCGTCAATCGATACTATCAGGATCGGAGAGATCTTGAATCGCTTTTGGCCGGAGGCCTTCTTTTTTTAGGCCTATTTCATATTTTCGTATCCGTTTTCTATAAAAAGGATCCTTCGGCATTCGTTTTAGGCTTATTCTCTCTGACGGTTTTCCTGAGATTGTATTCCACCGGCGTAAGGTTACTTCCGGAGCACTTCGATGTCGGGCCGGAAATTTATTTACGGACGGAGTTTATTTCCTGGTTTATCGGAATGCCTCTGGCTCTGCATTTTTTGTATTCGGTTTTTCCCATCGATGCCGGAAGACTGCTTTTAAAGGTCGGATATTCGACGGCGGCAATCTTTATTATAATAACTTTATTTACGGGTCCGAATATCTATTCGTATCTAATCGGACCTTCTTATATGGCGTTCGTCTGTATGGGGGCGAGTTCGTTATTCGTTTTGGCCAAAGCGATCCGAAATAAACGACCGGGTGCCATTCTCTATCTGGTCGGCTTTCTGTTCCTGCTTTTTTTTCTAGCCAGCGAAGTGCTTTATCACTCCGAAATAATGGATTCCTGGGAGTTGAGCGGAGTAGGCGTGGGAATATTCGTTCTGTCCAATGCATTGTCTCTGTCCAATAAGCTTTTAAGCGGTTTTAGAGAAAGGGAGGAAGTTCAGGAAATTCTGAATTTGGATTTGGAAGAACTCGTAAAGAAAAGAACAAGAGAGTTGGAATGGGCCAGAGACGAAGCGGAGGCCGCCAATCGGGCTAAGAGCGAATTTTTAATCAATGTGGATCATGAGGTCCGAACTCCCATGAACGGAATTATGGGAATAACGGAGATGCTATTGGATAGCGACATGAGGCCCGAGCAGAAGGAGATGGTCGAGTTATTGAAACGAAGCGGAGACGCTATGATGTTGATTTTGGGAACGATGTTGGATGCTTCCAGTTTGGAAAAAGGAACTCTCGTCCTAGTCAATCGTCCGTTTCACTTACGAGCCGCCGTATACGAGGCTGCGATGCGCTTGGAAGATGCTATTAAGCGAAAAGGTATCGCTTTTTCCGTGCTAATATCCGATGACCTACCCGATTTAGTCGTCGGAGACGAAGTTCGCTTTAAGAGAATGATTATAGGACTTCTGGAGAATGCCGAAAAATTCACGAAAGCCGGATTCATCCGCTTTTCGGGCATATTACTCGGTGCGACTCAATTTACCTATCGATTCCGCTTCGAGGTGGAAGATAGCGGTATCGGAATTTCTCAAGATCTTTGGGAGGCCATTTTTACCCCGTTTCAACAGGTCGATTCGGGAGTGACTAAACCTTTCCAAGGCGCAGGCCTTGGACTTTCTCTCAGCCGTGCGCTCGCGAGGAAAATGGACGGGGACATTCAAGTGCAAAGCGTTCCCGGGAAGGGTTCCATTTTTATCCTCGAGTTAGGTCTTTCCAAACCTGAAATCCACCCTTGA
- the purM gene encoding phosphoribosylformylglycinamidine cyclo-ligase, with translation MESKITYKSAGVDTEAGQNFVRRIKENVESTHGLRVVGGLGGFSGGFDVSFLKNYKNPILLSGTDGVGTKLELARLFGIHDTVGIDLVAMCVNDILVSGGEPLFFLDYIACGKLDPARMERIVSGIVKGCRLSGAALLGGETAEHPSTMEEDEYDLAGFVVGAVEKEDMIDGSKIRPGDVVLGLESSGPHSNGFSLIRKLYLPEGRKLPSDPSTVDFLREFALRPTRIYVQSILNLVKKVEVKGMVHITGGGFYENIPRVLPNDCGISIERESLPSNPFFEKLRKDFPQIEEKELYSTFNMGVGYIVIVSPDSEAAARTNLEEKGESVRRIGTIISRKDTSVIFV, from the coding sequence ATGGAAAGCAAGATCACTTATAAAAGCGCCGGAGTCGATACCGAGGCCGGTCAGAACTTCGTTAGAAGAATCAAGGAAAACGTGGAATCCACGCATGGTCTCCGTGTAGTGGGCGGTTTGGGCGGTTTTTCCGGCGGCTTTGACGTCAGCTTCCTAAAGAATTATAAGAATCCGATCTTACTTTCCGGTACGGATGGAGTCGGGACTAAATTAGAATTAGCTCGCCTATTCGGAATTCATGATACGGTCGGAATCGATTTAGTCGCGATGTGTGTGAATGATATTCTTGTCTCCGGCGGCGAACCGCTATTTTTTCTGGATTATATCGCCTGTGGAAAATTGGACCCGGCTCGAATGGAACGAATCGTTTCCGGAATCGTGAAAGGATGTCGCTTATCAGGTGCGGCTCTTCTTGGCGGGGAAACTGCGGAGCATCCGAGCACGATGGAAGAAGACGAATACGATTTAGCCGGCTTCGTAGTAGGGGCCGTGGAAAAAGAGGATATGATCGACGGTTCGAAAATTCGTCCCGGAGACGTGGTTCTCGGTTTGGAATCTTCCGGTCCTCATAGTAACGGTTTTTCCCTCATTCGAAAGTTGTATTTACCGGAAGGCAGAAAGCTTCCCTCAGATCCTTCGACCGTGGATTTCTTACGAGAATTCGCCCTTAGGCCGACTCGAATTTATGTACAAAGCATTCTGAATCTGGTTAAGAAAGTGGAAGTAAAAGGAATGGTTCACATCACCGGCGGAGGATTCTACGAAAATATCCCGCGCGTTCTTCCGAACGACTGCGGAATTTCGATCGAACGGGAGAGTTTGCCTTCCAACCCTTTCTTTGAAAAATTGAGAAAGGACTTCCCACAGATCGAAGAAAAAGAACTCTATTCCACATTCAATATGGGCGTCGGGTACATCGTTATTGTTTCCCCCGATTCGGAAGCGGCTGCGCGGACGAATTTGGAAGAAAAGGGCGAAAGTGTTAGAAGAATCGGCACTATTATTTCTCGTAAAGATACGTCCGTAATTTTCGTCTAA